In one Silene latifolia isolate original U9 population chromosome 10, ASM4854445v1, whole genome shotgun sequence genomic region, the following are encoded:
- the LOC141607274 gene encoding uncharacterized protein LOC141607274, which translates to MDNIVHVDEKWFDMTQKSSRVYLTKGETHPYRSCKSKRYITKVMFMAVVSRPIYDENKALIFDGKIGLFPFTFQQPAQRRSRNREAGTLETKPVASINREVTKAMFIDKVLPAIKSKWLTCASKTITIQQDNARPHMKSTDHEFVQAATSDGFNITLRNQPANSPDLNVLDLAATIDELVKNVTEAWEEEEHECLDNVWLSLQACVIEIMKRKGHNDYPLPHLKKQAQRREGTLPRDLTVDDELVRECIQGLMLEGKETNLEQLISDMGIVLPN; encoded by the exons ATGGATAATATTGTTCATgttgatgagaaatggtttgataTGACGCAAAAAAGTTCTAGAGTGTACCTTACTAAGGGTGAAACTCACCCATATAGGTCATGTAAAAGCAAAAGGTATATCACAAAAGTTATGTTCATGGCTGTTGTATCAAGACCCATTTATGATGAAAACAAGGCACTCATATTTGATGGGAAAATTGGGTTATTTCCCTTTACTTTTCAACAACCAGCCCAGAGGAGAAGTAGAAATAGAGAAGCGGGAACACTTGAAACGAAGCCTGTTGCTAGCATCAATAGAGAAGTGACTAAAGCTATGTTCATCGACAAAGTGTTGCCTGCCATTAAAAGCAAATGGCTAACATGTGCTTCAAAAACTATAACAATCCAACAAGACAACGCAAGACCTCATATGAAATCAACTGACCATGAGTTTGTACAAGCCGCCACATCCGACGGGTTCAATATTACGCTTAGGAATCAACCAGCTAATTCTCCAGATCTTAACGTGTTGGATTTGG CAGCAACAATCGATGAATTGGTAAAAAATGTTACGGAAGCTTGGGAGGAGGAGGAACATGAATGTTTGGATAATGTTTGGTTAAGCCTACAAGCATGTGTGATTGAAATTATGAAAAGAAAAGGTCATAATGACTATCCTTTACCTCATTTGAAGAAGCAAGCTCAAAGGCGAGAAGGAACTCTACCTAGAGACTTGACTGTTGACGATGAGTTGGTAAGAGAATGCATTCAAGGGTTAATGTTAGAAGGGAAGGAAACAAACTTGGAGCAACTTATTTCAGACATGGGAATAGTACTTCCGAACTGA
- the LOC141607273 gene encoding uncharacterized protein LOC141607273, translating into MGDKLDSTVEFPKIDPSSPYYLGSQYGPGAKISHIMLRRDNYHDWQHSMTMSLKARRKFGFIDGSIKKPTSKFDLDNWEAVHCTLVQWLRNTIDPSIIDNVSYVADASVLWAELKEQFDVVDGTKIHGLKTQLNNCKQTKGSAALKRLDNERLHQLFMGLDSSLYGSVRSQQFQLDPLPSLSRAYSVVV; encoded by the exons ATGGGCGACAAGCTCGATTCCACTGTCGAATTTCCAAAAATCGACCCTTCGAGCCCGTATTATCTCGGATCCCAATATGGTCCTGGCGCAAAAATATCTCATATCATGCTTCGTCGTGACAACTACCATGACTGGCAACACTCCATGACGATGTCTTTAAAAGCTCGACGCAAATTCGGATTTATAGATGGTTCGATCAAAAAGCCAACAAGCAAATTTGACCTCGACAATTGGGAGGCCGTTCACTGTACACTCGTGCAATGGCTACGCAACACAATCGATCCCTCCATTATCGACAATGTCTCCTATGTGGCGGATGCATCAGTGTTATGGGCGGAATTGAAAGAGCAGTTCGATGTCGTTGACGGCACCAAAATTCACGGTTTGAAAACTCAACTCAATAACTGTAAACAAACCAAAG GCTCCGCTGCCCTTAAACGTCTTGATAATGAACGATTGCACCAATTATTTATGGGTCTTGATTCCTCCTTATACGGTAGTGTCAGGTCCCAACAGTTTCAGTTGGATCCTCTACCTAGTCTCAGCCGAGCCTACAGTGTAGTCGTTTAA
- the LOC141607272 gene encoding uncharacterized protein LOC141607272: protein MRGPNLTDDERHRIACILFEKSRDYKPARGTFKLLATQFQVDRRTVFEIWRKAKEQRQNGQPLAVNSKMVGKKGRPKMAVPIEQIRATSMGNRSTMLKLSKSIGVAKSTIQTWIKEGEIVPHTSAIKPQLTADNKYLRLNFAISKLYFDRLLNALKFKTMDNIVHVDEKWFDMTQKSSRVYLTKGETHPYRSCKSKRYITKVMFMAVVSRPNYDENKALIFDGKIGLFPFTFQQPAHRRSRNREAGTLETKFVASINREVTKAMFIDKVLSAIKSKWPTCASKTITIQQDNARPHMKSTDHEFVQAATSGGFNITLRNQPANSPDLNVLDLGFFRSIQSLQSTKPAATIDELVKNVTEACEEEEHECLDNVWLSLQACMIEIMKRKGHNDYPLPHLKKQAQRREGTLPRDLTVDDELVRECIQGLMLEGKETNLEQLISDMGIVLPN, encoded by the coding sequence ATGAGAGGGCCCAATCTCACTGACGATGAGAGGCATAGAATCGCTTGCATCCTGTTCGAGAAATCAAGAGATTACAAACCCGCAAGAGGAACATTCAAGTTACTGGCAACCCAATTTCAAGTTGATAGAAGAACCGTCTTTGAGATTTGGAGAAAAGCAAAAGAACAAAGACAAAATGGACAGCCTCTTGCTGTCAACTCCAAAATGGTAGGGAAAAAAGGAAGACCAAAAATGGCAGTACCAATTGAACAAATAAGGGCAACAAGCATGGGGAATAGAAGCACAATGCTCAAACTCAGCAAATCAATAGGTGTAGCAAAAAGCACAATACAAACTTGGATAAAAGAAGGAGAAATTGTACCTCATACCTCAGCCATCAAACCACAACTAACTGCGGATAACAAGTATCTTCGTCTTAATTTTGCAATTTCCAAGTTATATTTTGACAGATTATTGAATGCTCTCAAGTTTAAAACAATGGATAATATTGTTCATgttgatgagaaatggtttgataTGACGCAAAAAAGTTCTAGGGTGTACCTTACTAAGGGTGAAACTCACCCATATAGGTCATGTAAAAGCAAAAGGTATATCACAAAAGTTATGTTCATGGCTGTTGTATCAAGACCCAATTATGATGAAAACAAGGCACTCATATTTGATGGGAAAATTGGGTTATTTCCCTTCACTTTTCAACAACCAGCCCATAGGAGAAGTAGAAATAGAGAAGCGGGAACACTTGAAACGAAGTTTGTTGCTAGCATCAATAGAGAAGTGACTAAAGCTATGTTCATCGACAAAGTGTTGTCTGCCATTAAAAGCAAATGGCCAACATGTGCTTCAAAAACTATAACAATCCAACAAGACAACGCACGACCTCATATGAAATCAACTGACCATGAGTTTGTACAAGCCGCCACATCCGGAGGGTTCAATATTACGCTTAGGAATCAACCAGCTAATTCTCCAGATCTTAACGTGTTGGATTTGGGTTTTTTTCGGTCAATACAATCTTTGCAATCAACAAAACCAGCAGCAACAATCGATGAATTGGTAAAAAATGTTACGGAAGCTTGTGAGGAGGAGGAACATGAATGTTTGGATAATGTTTGGTTAAGCCTACAAGCATGTATGATTGAAATTATGAAAAGAAAAGGTCATAATGACTATCCTTTACCTCATTTGAAGAAGCAAGCTCAAAGGCGAGAAGGAACTCTACCTAGAGACTTGACTGTTGACGATGAGTTGGTAAGAGAATGCATTCAAGGGTTAATGTTAGAAGGGAAGGAAACAAACTTGGAGCAACTTATTTCAGACATGGGAATAGTACTTCCGAACTGA